The following proteins are co-located in the Bordetella bronchialis genome:
- a CDS encoding phosphodiesterase, with product MLIAQLSDLHIRLPGQKAYRVVATDAFLPPAIAAINARRPRPDVVVISGDLVDFGRPAEYAHLKRMLDALEAPYLLLPGNHDDRDVLADVFVDHPSLQGCDGYAQYVVDDYAVRIVVLDTVVPGRSHGALCERRLSWLAGRLAEQPARPTVLVMHHPPFRTGIGHMDAIGLLQGAEELARIVGRHGNIERILCGHLHRSIYRRFAGTIASTCPSPAHQVALDLRQDAPSAFVMEPPAYMLHEWRDGGLVSHLAYVDAYPGPYPFHEGGALIDE from the coding sequence ATGCTTATTGCGCAGCTCAGCGATCTTCACATCCGCCTGCCGGGCCAGAAGGCCTATCGGGTCGTGGCCACCGATGCCTTCCTGCCGCCCGCCATCGCGGCGATCAATGCCCGGCGTCCCCGGCCGGACGTCGTGGTGATCTCCGGCGACCTGGTCGACTTCGGCCGGCCCGCCGAATACGCCCACCTCAAGCGCATGCTGGACGCCCTGGAAGCGCCCTACCTGCTGCTGCCGGGCAATCATGACGACCGCGACGTGCTGGCGGATGTCTTCGTCGACCACCCCTCGCTGCAGGGTTGCGACGGCTATGCGCAATACGTCGTCGACGACTACGCGGTGCGCATCGTGGTGCTGGATACGGTGGTGCCCGGCCGGAGCCACGGCGCGCTGTGCGAGCGCCGCCTGTCCTGGCTGGCCGGCCGGCTGGCCGAGCAGCCGGCCAGGCCCACGGTGCTGGTCATGCACCATCCGCCTTTCCGGACCGGCATCGGGCATATGGATGCCATCGGCCTGCTGCAGGGGGCGGAGGAACTGGCCCGCATCGTCGGCCGGCACGGCAACATCGAACGCATCCTTTGCGGACACCTGCATCGCAGCATCTACCGCCGCTTCGCGGGCACCATCGCTTCCACTTGCCCCAGCCCGGCGCACCAGGTCGCGCTGGACCTGCGCCAGGACGCGCCCTCTGCCTTTGTGATGGAGCCGCCCGCCTACATGCTGCACGAATGGCGCGACGGCGGCTTGGTGAGCCATCTGGCCTACGTCGATGCCTATCCCGGGCCCTACCCTTTCCACGAGGGCGGCGCGCTGATCGACGAATGA